From a single Thermoplasmata archaeon genomic region:
- a CDS encoding glycosyltransferase, translated as MLAACLGIPVVFMESLARVSGPSLTGRIIRHWCDLTIVPWPSLRAAYPHAIVVTPPMRGDGARSRPPTNPSIIVLTGTSERGFNRLLRELDCLIEQDKLSPRVFAQIGDSTYRPRNYRSERYIPHDQLLQQIRNCDLVITHDGAGSIGDALRAGKPTIVVPRRSDIGELIYHSDLELANHLASLGWIFVADNPADIPSAVDRAGLNRPSALNLAGAEESQVIAEFLDRLTSQKNQNAPPA; from the coding sequence ATGCTCGCGGCTTGCTTGGGAATCCCAGTTGTCTTTATGGAGAGCCTGGCGCGGGTCAGTGGTCCCTCTCTCACTGGCCGAATCATACGACACTGGTGTGATCTCACCATCGTTCCCTGGCCATCCCTTCGGGCGGCGTATCCGCACGCCATAGTCGTAACTCCGCCGATGCGGGGGGATGGTGCGAGGAGCCGTCCACCGACCAATCCCTCCATCATCGTCCTGACAGGCACCAGTGAGAGAGGATTCAATCGGCTTCTTCGGGAATTGGACTGTCTTATTGAACAAGACAAGCTATCGCCTCGCGTCTTCGCACAAATCGGCGATTCGACATATCGCCCGCGAAACTACAGATCCGAGCGCTACATTCCTCATGATCAGTTACTCCAACAGATTCGGAATTGTGACCTCGTGATTACGCACGATGGAGCCGGCAGTATCGGCGACGCACTGCGTGCAGGGAAGCCAACGATCGTGGTCCCGCGGAGGTCCGATATCGGCGAGCTGATCTACCACAGTGATCTGGAGCTGGCGAATCATCTCGCCTCCCTCGGTTGGATCTTCGTCGCAGACAATCCTGCCGATATTCCATCAGCCGTCGATCGAGCAGGTCTGAATCGCCCAAGCGCGTTGAACCTTGCTGGCGCTGAGGAATCTCAGGTGATTGCAGAGTTTCTTGACCGGCTTACTAGTCAGAAGAATCAGAATGCACCGCCCGCCTGA
- a CDS encoding UDP-N-acetylglucosamine--dolichyl-phosphate N-acetylglucosaminephosphotransferase codes for MGKDLNKPDKPLVPEMGGLGVMLGFYIGVTILVVFSDPADAPARPYFYAALLASLGAGVVGLLDDMFGLRKRTKALLPFILALPLGAAVYQTGDVYLLGLNIGVIMVVAVATGITSAANAANMLEGLNGLGTGLMIIMTTTMIALSSLIGSSEGAFLLFPLLGSLLAFLWYNRFPARVFPGDSMTLFAGATIAAAAIVSSPSMKTLAALLFLPMIAEFVLKARLGFRGENFGRLGSDGKLHHEGSVESLTHIVMRHRPMEEWRVVAILWSVEAILCAAVLVVVAFWS; via the coding sequence GTGGGGAAGGACCTCAACAAGCCGGACAAGCCTCTCGTGCCCGAGATGGGCGGCCTCGGCGTCATGCTCGGTTTCTACATCGGGGTCACGATACTTGTCGTATTCTCAGACCCCGCCGACGCTCCGGCTAGGCCGTACTTCTACGCCGCGCTGCTCGCCTCCCTCGGAGCAGGAGTCGTGGGCCTCTTGGACGACATGTTCGGGCTGCGGAAGCGGACGAAGGCCCTCCTTCCGTTCATCCTCGCCCTACCGCTAGGTGCAGCGGTTTACCAAACTGGGGATGTCTACCTGCTGGGCCTGAACATTGGGGTCATTATGGTCGTCGCCGTGGCGACTGGGATTACCAGCGCGGCCAATGCAGCGAACATGCTCGAAGGGCTAAACGGACTGGGAACCGGTCTGATGATCATCATGACCACCACGATGATCGCGCTCTCAAGTCTCATAGGGTCGAGCGAGGGCGCCTTTCTTCTGTTCCCGCTTCTGGGCAGTCTGCTTGCGTTCCTCTGGTACAACAGGTTTCCGGCGCGTGTGTTCCCGGGCGATTCGATGACCTTGTTCGCTGGCGCCACTATCGCAGCCGCGGCGATTGTGTCCTCCCCGTCGATGAAGACGCTTGCAGCCCTGCTCTTCCTCCCCATGATTGCCGAATTCGTCCTCAAGGCACGACTTGGGTTTCGAGGAGAGAACTTCGGCAGGCTCGGCTCAGATGGTAAGCTCCATCACGAAGGAAGCGTCGAATCTCTTACTCACATCGTGATGAGACACCGCCCGATGGAAGAGTGGCGGGTAGTTGCGATTCTCTGGAGCGTAGAGGCGATCCTCTGCGCTGCTGTTCTCGTGGTGGTGGCATTCTGGTCCTAA